In Colletotrichum higginsianum IMI 349063 chromosome 3, whole genome shotgun sequence, a genomic segment contains:
- a CDS encoding Cse1, with protein MASQVGSIAQLLDATLDPSTHKKAEQALKIEQGKPQYSLSLLNIVASEPLPLKTRLAAALAFKNFIRSNWVDADGNYKLPGDEVQTIKSQLIGLMISCPPTIQTQLGDAISIIADSDFWERWQTLTQELVERFSPVDPKVNIGVLEVAHSIFVRWRPLFRTDELYTEINHVISTFAQPFVQLLVQTDEQITKNTQNKDVLKSWFEALSLMIKIFYDLSSHDMPPIFEEHLASISELLHKYLTYTNPILETDDDSEVSVIDTVKADICEALELYTLKYDEDFGKYTEPFITNAWNLLSSTGAETKYDLLVSKALHFLTAVAGTSQHSGVFADENVLGQVVEKVILPNVALRESDLELFEDEPIEYIRRDLEGSDTDSRRRSATDFLRRLQEKYEQLVTGVVYKYINHYLEQGKSDWKAKDTAVYLFISIAAKGSVTATQGVKTVNSLVNVVDFFEQHIASDLMASGGVEPISKVDAIKYLHTFRSQLTKEQWKLAFPPLIQNLASDNYVVYSYAAIAVERLLFLTDDSGKAMFPREDIQPFAKDLLDHLFKLIEKERTPAKLQENEFLMRCVMRILIVLKEGAAHLVEGVLTHLVAITNMIKQNPSNPRFYYYHFEALGALIRYCSSTHASLFNQRLWEPFNQILVEDVTGALRFGFSLCPVVNCMANNQIEFLQYIFQILAQLLESSPADAISENYKAFLSPLLEPALWDTKGNVPACTRLLSSIIPATSVYIVSDNKLEQILGIFQRLLAVKKYQLYAFDVLEAVVKSLEPGVVDQYFGTILSLIFTKLQGNPPDSLKLRFARFFHLVSARVEAGYGADYFMKHSEKIQEGIFAKVYPPFVLAETEKLARPVDRKLAVVSLTKTLCDSQAFAQKFAKGWANTCRILLALLVNPPVVSAGLGDELIAEADVDDIGFGLSYTALNTCKPIARDDYPEVTAVAPWVSAYISSANQRHNGAIVNFVNTRLTPEQQQALQQYLQ; from the exons ATGGCCTCCCAAGTGGGCTCCATTGCCCAGTTGCTGGATGCAACTTTAGATCCCAGCACCCACAAGAAAG CCGAGCAAGCCCTTAAGATCGAACAGGGCAAACCGCAATACTCCCTCAGCCTTCTCAACATCGTCGCCTCAGAACCTCTTCCTCTCAAGACCCGTCtagccgccgccctggccttCAAGAACTTCATCCGCTCCAACTGGGTCGATGCTGACGGCAACTACAAGCTCCCTGGCGATGAAGTGCAAACGATCAAGTCTCAGCTTATTGGCCTGATGATTTCTTGCCCGCCCACCATCCAGACCCAACTCGGCGAtgccatcagcatcatcgcCGACTCCGACTTCTGGGAGCGCTGGCAGACACTGAcccaggagctcgtcgagcgcTTCTCCCCCGTCGACCCCAAGGTCAAcatcggcgtcctcgaggtcgcccaCTCCATTTTCGTCCGCTGGCGCCCTCTCTTCAGAACTGACGAGCTTTACACCGAGATCAACCACGTCATCAGCACCTTCGCCCAGCCCTTCGTGCAGCTTCTAGTGCAGACCGACGAGCAGATTACCAAGAACACTCAGAACAAGGACGTCCTCAAGAGCTGGTTTGAGGCCCTGAGCCTCATGATCAAGATTTTCTACGATCTCTCCTCCCACGACATGCCCCCGATCTTCGAAGAACACCTGGCCTCCATTTCCGAGCTGCTCCACAAGTACCTGACGTACACGAACCCGATTCTCGaaaccgacgacgacagcgaggTTAGTGTCATTGACACTGTCAAGGCGGATATCTGCGAGGCTTTGGAACTGTACACGCTCAAGTACGACGAGGATTTTGGAAAGTACACTGAGCCCTTTATCACCAACGCCTGGAACCTGCTCTCCAGCACTGGTGCCGAGACCAAGTACGACTTGTTGGTCAGCAAGGCTCTGCACTTCTTGACAGCTGTCGCTGGCACCTCGCAGCACTCGGGCGTCTTCGCTGACGAGAACGTTCTGGGCCAAGTGGTCGAGAAGGTCATTCTGCCCAACGTTGCTCTGCGCGAGTCCGACCTGGAGCTGTTCGAGGATGAGCCTATTGAGTACATCCGCCGGGATCTGGAGGGCTCAGACACCGATTCTAGACGCCGCTCCGCCACGGATTTCTTGAGGAGGCTTCAGGAGAAGTACGAACAGCTGGTCACTGGCGTTGTCTATAAGTACATCAACCACTACCTGGAGCAGGGCAAGTCCGACTGGAAGGCCAAGGACACCGCCGTCTACCTGTTCATCTCCATTGCGGCCAAGGGCTCTGTTACAGCCACGCAGGGTGTCAAGACGGTCAACTCGTTGGTCAACGTTGTCGACTTTTTCGAACAGCACATCGCGTCCGACCTGATGGCGAGTGGAGGCGTGGAGCCTATCTCCAAGGTCGATGCCATCAAGTATCTGCACACGTTCCGCAGTCAACTGACAAAGGAGCAATGGAAGCTGGCATTCCCCCCTCTTATCCAGAATCTGGCATCCGACAACTACGTAGTATATTCATATGCTGCGATCGCGGTCGAGCGTCTGCTCTTCCTGACAGATGACTCGGGTAAAGCGATGTTTCCCCGTGAGGACATCCAGCCCTTCGCTAAGGACCTGCTTGATCATCTTTTCAAGCTCatcgagaaagagaggacGCCTGCCAAGCTCCAGGAGAACGAATTCCTGATGAGATGCGTTATGAGAATCCTCATCGTTCTCAAGGAAGGAGCTGCACATCTCGTTGAGGGTGTCCTGACTCACCTGGTTGCTATCACAAACATGATCAAGCAGAACCCCAGCAACCCACGCTTCTACTACTACCACTTCGAGGCTCTTGGTGCCCTCATCAGATACTGCTCTTCGACGCACGCGTCCCTTTTCAACCAGCGCCTCTGGGAACCGTTCAATCAGATTCTGGTTGAGGACGTTACTGGTGCGTTACGTTTTGGCTTTTCACTCTGTCCTGTGGTCAACTGCATGGCTAACAATCAGATAGAGTTCCTCCAGTACATCTTCCAGATCCTCGCACAGCTTTTGGAGTCGAGCCCGGCAGATGCCATCTCGGAAAATTACAAGGCTTTCTTGTCCCCTCTTCTGGAGCCGGCGCTGTGGGACACCAAAGGGAACGTTCCGGCTTGCACCCGGCTTCTCTCGTCAATCATCCCAGCGACCTCGGTCTACATTGTCTCAGACAACAAGCTTGAGCAGATCCTGGGTATTTTCCAACGACTCCTTGCTGTCAAGAAATACCAGTTGTATGCTTTTGACGTCCTGGAGGCAGTTGTGAAATCTCTTGAACC tggcgtcgtcgaccagtACTTTGGTACAATCCTCAGCTTGATCTTCACCAAGCTGCAAGGCAACCCTCCCGACTCGTTGAAGCTCCGCTTCGCTCGGTTCTTCCATCTCGTCTCGGCCCGCGTCGAGGCTGGTTACGGAGCCGACTACTTCATGAAGCACTCTGAGAAGATCCAAGAGGGAATATTTGCCAAGGTTTACCCGCCGTTCGTCttggccgagacggagaagctGGCGCGCCCTGTCGACCGCAAGCTTGCAGTAGTCAGTCTTACTAAGACTCTCTGCGACTCGCAGGCTTTTGCGCAGAAGTTCGCCAAGGGCTGGGCCAACACGTGCAggatcctcctcgccctACTGGTAAACCCGCCTGTGGTGTCGGCTGGGCTTGGTGACGAGCtgatcgccgaggccgacgttgacgacATTGGCTTTGGCCTCTCGTATACGGCACTCAACACCTGCAAACCGATTGCGCGCGACGATTACCCAGAGGTCACCGCTGTGGCTCCCTGGGTCAGCGCGTACATCAGCTCCGCCAACCAGCGCCACAACGGCGCCATTGTCAACTTTGTCAACACGCGTCTTACGCCCGAACAGCAGCAAGCACTCCAGCAGTACTTGCAATAG
- a CDS encoding Homeobox domain-containing protein, translating to MATEVEHQMALAPNASTPGSSTPLDTSPTSAGKMNQTPSPSASTHNGQAPSSQSRRPPRKSTLTQQQKNQKRQRATQDQLTTLEMEFNKNPTPTATVRERIAEEINMTERSVQIWFQNRRAKIKLLAKKSLETGEDIDSIPESMRAYLAMQAMESGKGLGGPFLGRTGLLPYGHSNMLIGGDQSGQGKVLIHHLTCRSLSIGKWTRVGQNTMDLIIFYSPDKCTMTYYINNEQAGYKIEYPFAYIKNIFLENQEGDPNKPGGIVIELNRPPNFFMDSSPQANGFFQCGDFTEDQQASQCLVHHLGGNPKVLSGQLAKLVSLEAFMNRNNPHPFIDQQHALSVSAPVSPTGRPSSQPNFAQPHIGMFQESWGINSMHPGMRGPGHKRQRSRSVPMAVDFSMLQTPMPSFYIQQPGEMAAPQTPGPNIYAPIPQQPGGLGPNLRIDTQAGFGLDMRQYPMSATTASPSEFPTSPNFFSQGPEPSPLPASSYNTPYGSAFLSPMANPSPNMIPPSVSPLSFGSHHGEPSIVEQSPPFSMPGRSASADIYHQGDNGSCAVSDDGTGLNEMYSKHTINLPMHPHSPAYGDQGQNDLDMNQLVQFDHVDPNSMSPESMHQTPH from the exons ATGGCTACTGAGGTCGAACACCAGATGGCTCTCGCCCCCAACGCCTCGACCCCCGGTTCTTCCACTCCTCTGGACACCTCTCCCACGTCCGCCGGCAAGATGAACCAAACTCCTTCCCCCTCGGCCTCCACCCACAACGGCCAGGCCCCGTCATCGCAATCTAGGCGCCCGCCTCGCAAGAGCACCCTGACCCAGCAGCAAAAGAACCAAAAGAGACAACGCGCCACTCAGGACCAGCTGACGACTCTGGAGATGGAATTCAACAAGAACCCGACCCCTACTGCCACCGTTCGTGAGCGGATAGCGGAAGAAATCAACATGACCGAAAGGTCCGTCCAGATTTGGTTCCAGAACAG ACGCGCCAAGATTAAGCTTTTGGCGAAGAAAAGTCTTGAGACCGGAGAAGACATTGATTCCATCCCCGAATCCATGCGAGCCTACCTCGCTATGCAGGCAATGGAGTCTGGCAAGGGTCTGGGCGGCCCCTTCCTCGGCCGAACCGGGCTTCTCCCATATGGCCACAGCAACATGCTCATCGGTGGTGATCAGAGCGGCCAGGGCAAAGTTT TGATTCATCACCTCACCTGCCGCTCTCTGAGCATCGGCAAGTGGACTCGCGTCGGACAGAACACGATGGACCTCATCATCTTTTACTCCCCCGACAAGTGTACCATGACATACTACATCAACAACGAACAAGCGGGCTACAAGATTGAGTATCCATTTGCCTACATCAAGAACATTTTCCTCGAGAACCAGGAAGGTGACCCTAACAAGcccggcggcatcgtcatcgagCTGAACCGCCCTCCCAACTTCTTCATGGACTCGTCCCCTCAGGCGAACGGGTTTTTCCAGTGCGGCGACTTCACCGAGGACCAACAGGCTTCTCAGTGCCTCGTCCATCACCTCGGCGGAAACCCCAAGGTCCTCAGCGGCCAGCTGGCCAAGCTCGTGTCCCTTGAGGCCTTCATGAACCGCAACAACCCTCACCCCTTCATCGACCAGCAGCACGCCCTTTCTGTTTCGGCGCCCGTGTCGCCCACTGGACGTCCTTCGTCCCAGCCCAATTTCGCTCAGCCGCACATCGGCATGTTCCAGGAGTCTTGGGGCATCAACAGCATGCACCCTGGCATGCGTGGTCCCGGTCACAAGCGCCAGCGAAGTCGCTCCGTGCCCATGGCCGTCGACTTCTCCATGCTGCAGACACCCATGCCCTCCTTCTACATCCAGCAGCCGGGCGAGATGGCTGCTCCCCAGACCCCCGGCCCCAACATCTACGCTCCGATTCCCCAGCAGCCGGGTGGTCTTGGCCCAAACTTGAGAATCGACACGCAGGCTGGATTCGGCTTGGACATGAGACAGTACCCCATGTCGGCAACAACCGCTTCACCCTCTGAGTTCCCGACGAGCCCCAACTTCTTTTCCCAGGGACCAGAGCCGAGCCCACTGCCGGCGTCAAGCTACAACACGCCGTATGGCAGCGCTTTCCTCTCTCCGATGGCGAACCCTTCACCAAACATGATCCCGCCATCCGTGTCTCCTCTTTCATTTGGAAGCCACCACGGGGAGCCGTCCATCGTTGAGCAGTCGCCTCCGTTCTCCATGCCTGGCAGATCAGCCTCGGCCGACATTTACCACCAAGGCGACAATGGATCGTGCGCCGTATCCGACGATGGCACTGGCCTGAACGAAATGTACTCGAAGCACACCATCAACCTGCCGATGCACCCCCACTCACCAGCATATGGCGACCAGGGCCAGAACGACCTCGACATGAACCAATTGGTTCAGTTTGACCATGTCGACCCCAACTCAATGTCCCCCGAGTCGATGCACCAGACGCCTCACTGA
- a CDS encoding Alpha and gamma adaptin binding protein p34 — translation MQVKNPRRVLAVSLADSTQHLSRVIKDLTGSHPEPASTTLAGTTHLLSLKTSYYTADVPIWLDLISSPAEWSASFLSPEAKEVLTVLGGLAVVFSLPSASSSSSSSGMAASIADAPPAVPTTTTATPAASPSTDETRALITEVGRVVREGLGGWGWDGVGLGIGVGEGEAEEWEELCAEWGLEFVQIRGGKKDDGKNEFGEKMGIARVLEALESNDWDAADDLDGGLSDSDSDADSASGLPRKRKPLADGGGDGDDFDLDPESLDFGFDKSDFEGLKKAIWDQEQDEERDADAHGEEGGRKATEGGAPGDRKTAEGAGKDTSGDKVEDEGDEELDGDEVEKIERMMRKLQAVRDMSAGLPEEQRRRMAKKAVGEVMKEL, via the exons atgcAGGTCAAGAACCCGCGCCGGGTCCTGGCGGTCTCGCTCGCCGACTCGACGCAGCATCTGAGCAGAGTCATCAAAG ACCTGACGGGTAGCCACCCGGAACCCGCATCGACAACTCTTGCCGGCACTACGCACCTCCTGTCTCTCAAGACGAGCTACTACACCGCCGACGTGCCCATCTGGCTGGACCTCATCTCCTCACCCGCGGAATGGTCTGCCTCGTTCCTCTcgcccgaggccaaggaggttCTCACCGTGCTCGGCGGACTGGCTGTCGTCTTTTCCCTACcttcggcatcatcatcgtcatcgtcttccggcATGGCGGCGTCCATCGCTGATGCTCCGCCAGCCGTCCCTACGACAACGACAGCGACACCTGCCGCATCGCCCTCCACAGACGAGACCCGTGCGCTCATCACCGAAGTCGGCAGAGTCGTCCGCGAAGGGCTCGGCGGCTGGGGATGGGACGGCGTCGGGCTGGGCATAGGCGTTGGTGAgggcgaagccgaggagTGGGAGGAGCTTTGCGCCGAGTGGGGACTCGAGTTCGTGCAGATcaggggagggaagaaggaTGACGGCAAGAATGAGTTTGGAG AGAAGATGGGCATTGCTCgggtcctcgaggccctggaaTCCAACGACTGGGACGCCgcggacgacctcgacggcgggcTCTCCGACAGCGACTCCGACGCCGACTCCGCGTCGGGCCTGCCCAGGAAACGCAAACCactcgcggacggcggcggcgacggcgacgacttcGATCTGGACCCCGAGAGCCTGGACTTTGGCTTCGACAAGTCCGACTTTGAAGGCCTAAAGAAGGCCATCTGGGACCAGGAGCAGGATGAGGAGCGTGATGCGGATGCACacggcgaggagggtgggaggaaGGCGACAGAGGGCGGGGCTCCAGGCGACAGGAAGACCGCCGAGGGCGCTGGCAAGGACACAAGCGGAGACAAAGTCGAAGATGAAggggacgaggagctggacggcgacgaggtggagAAGATTGAGCGGATGATGCGCAAGCTGCAGGCTGTGAGGGACATGAGCGCGGGCTTGCCCGAGGAGCAGAGGCGGAGgatggccaagaaggccgttGGGGAGGTGATGAAAGAGTTGTGA
- a CDS encoding Zinc alcohol dehydrogenase: MATSRAWTFTARGSPRSVLSLVSLPAPTLPPASSLLAKARPVPDADDGNEWLLVKVAYAALNPGSRLYITMLPAIARAKTAVPELDLSGTVAGVWGPGTGPGSASGPNSAMTTHNSRFAKGDRIAAFIPVSYGWPTGTGALAEHVVLPARYAVPVPSHVPLRDASSVLTAGCTAAVTLRAAALKKGDRVLVNGASGGIGSLAVQMARAAVGPEGYVVGVCSGRNAEMVRGLGADEVVDYTSSSSPVSKTLRQRFGKEGKQFDAVADCIGVQDIYANCAEYLVPQGIYAAVGIKPATNSYVGFLKAVWHMQMNALWPLATWLGGTGRRWAATTMMDPGKALMEEVMGMLADGRIKAVFEREFGFEEVVDGYEIVGSGRARGKVVVKVNGE, from the coding sequence ATGGCGACATCCCGCGCCTGGACCTTCACAGCCCGCGGCAGCCCCCGCtccgtcctctccctcgtctcgcTTCCGGCACCCACCCTcccgccggcgtcttccCTCCTCGCCAAAGCGAGGCCCGTAcctgacgccgacgacggtaACGAATGGCTCCTCGTCAAAGTCGCCTATGCGGCGCTGAATCCGGGTAGTCGACTCTACATCACCATGCTCCCCGCCATCGCCCGCGCGAAGACGGCCGTCCCGGAGCTCGACCTGAGCGGGACCGTTGCCGGTGTGTGGGGCCCCGGGACCGGGCCTGGCTCCGCTTCCGGCCCAAACAGCGCAATGACAACACACAACAGCCGGTTCGCCAAGGGCGACCGCATCGCAGCCTTTATCCCCGTGTCTTACGGCTGGCCGACCGGCACCGGAGCCCTAGCCGAACACGTCGTCCTCCCCGCGCGCTACGCCGTGCCCGTGCCTTCCCACGTCCCTCTCCGGGACGCCAGCAGCGTGCTGACGGCCGGGTGCACCGCCGCAGTGACTCTGCGCGCTGCGGCACTGAAGAAGGGGGATAGAGTCCTTGTCAACGGGGCTAGCGGCGGCATCGGGTCTCTCGCGGTGCAGATGGCCCGCGCAGCCGTCGGGCCCGAGGGGtacgtcgtcggcgtgtGTTCGGGACGTAATGCCGAGATGGTTCGGggcctgggcgccgacgaggtcgtggATTAcacctcttcttcgtcccccGTGTCCAAGACTCTGCGGCAGAGGTTTGGTAAGGAGGGGAAGCAGTTCGATGCGGTTGCGGATTGCATCGGCGTGCAGGACATCTACGCGAACTGCGCAGAGTACCTCGTACCCCAGGGGATTTATGCCGCAGTCGGGATCAAGCCGGCGACGAACTCGTATGTTGGATTTTTGAAGGCGGTCTGGCACATGCAGATGAACGCCCTCTGGCCTCTTGCGACTTGGTTGGGCGGCACAGGCAGAcggtgggcggcgacgaccatGATGGACCCTGGCAAGGCGCTGATGGAGGAGGTTATGGGTATGTTGGCGGACGGGAGGATCAAGGCCGTCTTTGAGAGGGAGTTCGGATTCGAGGAGGTTGTGGATGGGTACGAGATCGTCGGGAGCGGGAGGGCGAGGGGTaaggtcgtcgtcaaggtTAATGGTGAGTGa